In one window of Helianthus annuus cultivar XRQ/B chromosome 17, HanXRQr2.0-SUNRISE, whole genome shotgun sequence DNA:
- the LOC110923447 gene encoding putative pentatricopeptide repeat-containing protein At3g15130, giving the protein MNERQRFAQLLRVCSKNLLLDQGLQVHTAILKMGYAFDMMINNDLIDMYGKCGRCEIARKVFDKMLQRNVVSWTSLMCGYLNLNDAKSSLLLLCKMGRSVVKPNEFTFSTNFKACGFVGVVENGMQIHGWCCKTGFEWFPVVGNSMIDMYSKCGNVDAAAQVFDKMPERSLISWNAMIAGYAVRHTGNKSLVLFKEMQTQGKVPDEFTYTSTLKACAGIGELSAGRQLHGFMISTGFRLSQQTIVSGSLIDLYAKCGCLFEAQKVFDLVERKSVISWTTLVVGYAQDGNLSKAMESYTALRKSNIPVDGFVLSSVMAVFADFALLEQGKQMHAYMKKVPFGLDVSVSNSVMDMYLKCGLIEDSRKVFNEMPKRNVISWTVMITGYGKHGLGKEAVNIFEHMLSENLDPDEVTYLAVLSSCSHSGLVDECKKYFSRLRNDPTIKPNVEHYACMVDLLGRSGRLKEARDLIENMPVKANSGIWQTLLSACKVHGDFEMGREVGEILLKMDDVSVVNYVMISSIYANAGFWNESERVRKSVKAKGLKKVGGQSWVEIDKTIHFFYNGDERHPLTPRIHEKLKEVEKRLKEEVCYAYEVRFSLHDVEEESREESLRVHSEKLAIGLVLVHDEGSEKDERRLIRVFKNLRVCGDCHEFIKGLSKISKKVFLVRDANRFHKFENGECSCGDYW; this is encoded by the coding sequence ATGAACGAGAGGCAAAGGTTTGCTCAGCTCTTAAGAGTTTGCTCAAAGAATCTTCTTTTAGATCAAGGATTGCAGGTCCATACCGCAATACTAAAAATGGGTTACGCGTTTGACATGATGATAAACAATGACCTCATAGATATGTACGGAAAATGTGGCAGGTGTGAGATTGCACGTAAGGTGTTCGATAAAATGCTTCAAAGAAACGTTGTATCTTGGACATCTCTTATGTGTGGGTACTTGAATCTGAACGATGCCAAAAGCTCATTATTGCTCTTATGTAAAATGGGAAGGTCTGTTGTTAAACCAAATGAGTTtactttctctacaaattttaaaGCTTGTGGCTTTGTGGGTGTTGTTGAAAATGGTATGCAGATTCATGGGTGGTGTTGTAAAACTGGCTTTGAATGGTTCCCTGTGGTGGGGAATTCTATGATTGATATGTATTCGAAATGCGGAAACGTTGATGCAGCAGCTCAGGTGTTCGATAAAATGCCTGAGAGAAGCTTGATAAGTTGGAATGCGATGATAGCGGGATATGCGGTTAGACACACCGGTAACAAATCTTTGGTTTTGTTCAAGGAAATGCAGACGCAAGGAAAAGTTCCGGATGAGTTTACTTATACGAGCACTTTAAAGGCGTGTGCTGGTATAGGTGAACTGTCGGCTGGGAGGCAACTTCATGGTTTTATGATTTCTACGGGGTTTCGGTTGTCACAGCAAACGATTGTTTCAGGTTCACTCATCGATTTGTATGCGAAATGCGGGTGTTTGTTTGAGGCACAAAAAGTGTTTGATTTAGTCGAAAGGAAGAGTGTGATCTCTTGGACAACGCTAGTTGTAGGCTACGCTCAAGATGGAAACTTGTCAAAGGCTATGGAGTCGTACACCGCACTTAGAAAGAGCAACATTCCGGTTGACGGGTTTGTTCTTTCAAGCGTGATGGCGGTTTTTGCCGATTTTGCTCTTCTTGAACAAGGGAAGCAAATGCATGCTTACATGAAAAAAGTCCCGTTTGGTCTAGACGTCTCGGTGTCAAATTCAGTCATGGACATGTATCTTAAATGTGGTTTAATAGAAGACTCACGTAAAGTATTCAACGAAATGCCCAAACGGAATGTGATATCTTGGACCGTCATGATAACCGGTTACGGAAAACATGGTCTCGGCAAAGAAGCGGTTAACATATTTGAACACATGCTATCGGAGAACCTTGACCCCGATGAAGTGACGTACTTGGCCGTACTCTCGTCTTGTAGTCACTCCGGGTTAGTCGACGAGTGTAAAAAATACTTCTCTAGATTACGCAACGACCCCACGATCAAACCGAATGTAGAACATTATGCTTGTATGGTTGATCTCCTTGGTAGATCGGGGCGTTTGAAAGAAGCTAGAGATCTTATCGAGAACATGCCCGTGAAGGCGAATTCGGGGATTTGGCAGACGTTGCTTAGTGCTTGCAAAGTACACGGAGATTTTGAAATGGGACGTGAAGTAGGagaaattttattaaaaatggaTGATGTAAGCGTTGTAAACTACGTGATGATATCAAGCATCTACGCCAATGCCGGCTTTTGGAACGAGAGTGAACGTGTTAGAAAGTCGGTTAAAGCCAAAGGGTTAAAGAAAGTAGGTGGGCAGAGTTGGGTAGAGATCGATAAAACGATCCACTTTTTCTACAACGGAGATGAGAGACACCCGTTGACACCACGAATCCACGAAAAGTTGAAGGAAGTTGAGAAACGATTGAAAGAAGAAGTGTGTTACGCTTACGAAGTGAGGTTTTCATTGCATGATGTGGAGGAGGAATCGAGGGAAGAGAGCTTGAGGGTTCATAGTGAAAAGTTGGCGATCGGGCTCGTTTTGGTTCATGATGAAGGGAGCGAGAAAGATGAGAGGAGACTGATTCGAGTTTTTAAAAACCTAAGAGTGTGTGGAGATTGTCACGAGTTTATAAAGGGCTTGTCGAAGATATCGAAGAAAGTGTTTTTGGTAAGAGATGCTAATAGGTTTCATAAATTTGAAAATGGTGAGTGTTCTTGTGGAGATTATTGGTGA